The following are encoded in a window of Sander vitreus isolate 19-12246 unplaced genomic scaffold, sanVit1 ctg154_0, whole genome shotgun sequence genomic DNA:
- the LOC144513212 gene encoding uncharacterized protein LOC144513212: MNREKMICSILLLIILTSCVSGTFVVNVTQTSYQAEENHDITLEWTFTTNPPSSSNSLYIVCVLLNNLRPSVLFYLHEGVEAPEFQHEQRVNPLVSRMVFVLGGGQIAT, from the exons atgaacaG GGAGAAGATGATCTGCAGCATCCTGCTGCTCATCATCCTGACCTCCTGTGTCTCTG GAACATTTGTAGTGAATGTGACCCAGACCTCCTATCAGGCAGAGGAGAACCACGACATCACACTGGAGTGGACCTTCACAACCAACCCTCCCAGTTCCTCCAACTCTCTTTATATCGTCTGTGTACTGTTAAATAATCTCAGGCCCTCAGTCCTGTTTTATCTCCATGAAGGAGTTGAGGCCCCAGAGTTTCAGCATGAACAAcgagtgaaccctcttgtcagtcgcatggtctttgtgttGGGAGGCGggcagatagccacatag